A part of Amycolatopsis camponoti genomic DNA contains:
- a CDS encoding AfsR/SARP family transcriptional regulator: MEIRLLGVVEVWDRDKRLPDLGTPQQRTVLAALAVDAGRPVMLQTLINRIWDQAPPAAARPALYAHVSRLRSALSQAETVPRGEPVRQAGGYALDIDPDSVDLHRFHRLTTAARHPGCPVAEQADLLDEALGLWRGPPLADLPGEWAARMREDWNQQRLDATVAWARAELRLGHHDKVIGPVRKLLIEHPLTEPLTAILMRALVAAGRDSEALDRYSLTRSRLGDELGSDPGPELRALNAAILRGEPLSSGKSASIPVPAPVRPPVPRQLPARTPRFAGRANELAELETLVDKSSQDGVATVVITAINGTAGVGKTALALHWAHHVAERFPDGQLYVNLRGFDPTGTPALPGETLRGFLHALGVHPEQIPATVDAQAALYRSLTADRRLLVVLDNARDVEHVRPLLPAGPGCLVVVTSRNQLAGLSAQEGARPLTLDVLTAEDARALLIRHLGHDRVAADPDTVTELIERCARLPLALAIVAARATAYPSFALRVLAKELSDASTRLAGLDTGDAATNIRAVFSCSYDHLSAEAGRMFRLFGLHPGPHLALSSAARLADRDPARTRETLDELVQTHLLMQHAPGRYTCHDLLRAYAASLTATHDPEDDQSSATTRLFDHYLQTTASAMRFLHHPEDQYWSDVPQPVASPVVDLATADAWLTAEMVNLSAIIAHAAARRSYADIARLFRCAELGENYADSLTSYGHALRAARDAGAHATEVYALIYVGIGHWQQGHYEQAIHHHEYAIKISREIGNPTGEALALNYLGLVHWRQGNHRLATEGYRRALVLARGNDNKAAEATTVNYLGLVRSQHGQYAQAIDCYRRAAEIGRRIGDRVVEAFAMNNCGVVHRLQGRHELAIEQHQRSIAISRDIGDRAGEALALNNLGVVDIRRSRYGPAAEHLEQALVVFREIGFVAGETVATNNLGVVLCRQGHYGRAAAHHRQALAAAREIGDRVTEPQMLNNLGETSLASGFLDQARIHHRAALALATELSDPYEQAQACHGAAQYDLAVGDLPQARRNLRQALALFVDLDVPDADTVRDTLAALD; the protein is encoded by the coding sequence GTGGAAATCCGGCTGCTGGGAGTCGTCGAGGTCTGGGACCGCGACAAGCGGCTGCCGGACCTCGGCACACCGCAACAACGGACCGTCCTGGCGGCGCTGGCCGTGGACGCCGGCCGTCCGGTGATGTTGCAGACGCTCATCAATCGGATCTGGGACCAGGCGCCCCCGGCCGCGGCCAGGCCGGCGCTGTACGCCCACGTCTCTCGGCTGCGAAGTGCCCTGAGCCAGGCCGAAACGGTCCCGCGGGGAGAGCCGGTGCGCCAAGCGGGCGGATACGCGTTGGACATCGACCCGGACAGCGTCGACCTGCACCGGTTTCACCGGTTGACCACCGCCGCCCGTCACCCCGGCTGTCCGGTCGCCGAGCAGGCCGACCTGCTCGACGAGGCCCTTGGCCTGTGGCGGGGGCCTCCGCTGGCCGACCTGCCCGGCGAATGGGCCGCCCGGATGCGCGAGGACTGGAACCAGCAACGGCTGGATGCCACCGTTGCCTGGGCACGAGCCGAGCTACGGCTCGGCCACCACGACAAGGTGATCGGGCCGGTTCGGAAGCTGCTGATCGAACACCCGCTGACCGAACCACTGACCGCGATACTAATGCGCGCCCTCGTGGCCGCGGGCCGGGACTCCGAGGCCTTGGACCGGTATTCCCTCACCCGGAGCCGGCTGGGAGACGAACTGGGGAGCGACCCCGGCCCGGAACTGCGCGCGTTGAACGCCGCGATTCTCCGCGGCGAACCGTTGTCGAGCGGGAAGAGCGCATCGATCCCGGTCCCGGCGCCCGTGCGGCCACCGGTACCCCGGCAGCTACCCGCCCGTACGCCCCGTTTCGCGGGGCGCGCGAACGAACTGGCCGAACTGGAGACCTTGGTCGACAAATCCTCGCAAGACGGCGTGGCCACGGTCGTGATCACCGCGATCAACGGCACAGCGGGGGTCGGCAAGACCGCGTTGGCGCTGCACTGGGCGCACCACGTCGCCGAGCGGTTCCCGGACGGGCAGCTTTACGTGAATCTGCGGGGTTTCGATCCCACCGGTACGCCGGCGCTGCCCGGCGAGACCCTGCGCGGGTTCCTGCACGCCCTCGGTGTGCACCCCGAGCAGATTCCCGCCACCGTGGACGCGCAAGCGGCGTTGTACCGCAGCCTCACGGCCGATCGACGTCTGCTGGTCGTGCTGGACAACGCCCGTGACGTCGAGCACGTACGGCCGTTGCTGCCAGCCGGCCCGGGATGCCTGGTGGTGGTCACCAGCCGAAATCAGCTCGCCGGCCTGTCCGCTCAGGAAGGAGCTCGTCCCCTCACGCTGGACGTGCTCACCGCCGAGGACGCGCGGGCACTGCTGATCCGGCACCTCGGCCACGACCGGGTGGCCGCCGATCCGGACACCGTCACCGAACTGATCGAGCGGTGCGCCCGGTTGCCGCTCGCGCTGGCGATCGTGGCGGCGCGAGCCACCGCCTACCCGAGCTTCGCGTTGAGGGTGCTCGCCAAAGAACTTTCCGACGCGTCCACTCGGCTGGCGGGCTTGGACACCGGCGACGCCGCGACGAACATCCGTGCCGTGTTCTCCTGTTCCTACGACCACCTCAGTGCCGAGGCCGGCCGGATGTTCCGGCTTTTCGGGCTGCATCCAGGTCCCCATCTCGCCCTGTCCTCCGCCGCCCGGCTCGCCGACCGGGACCCGGCCCGGACCCGGGAAACCCTCGATGAGCTGGTCCAGACGCATCTGCTGATGCAGCACGCCCCCGGCCGTTACACGTGTCACGATCTTTTGCGTGCCTATGCCGCGAGCCTCACCGCGACTCACGATCCGGAAGATGACCAGTCGAGTGCGACGACCCGCCTGTTCGACCACTACCTGCAGACGACCGCTTCCGCGATGCGCTTCCTCCACCATCCGGAAGACCAGTACTGGTCTGATGTTCCCCAGCCCGTTGCGTCACCGGTCGTCGACCTCGCGACCGCCGACGCCTGGCTCACCGCGGAAATGGTCAACCTCAGCGCGATAATCGCCCACGCGGCCGCACGTCGTTCGTACGCCGACATCGCCCGGCTCTTCCGTTGTGCCGAACTCGGGGAAAACTACGCTGACTCGTTGACCAGCTACGGCCACGCTCTGCGTGCGGCGCGGGATGCCGGCGCTCACGCCACCGAAGTCTACGCACTGATCTACGTCGGCATCGGCCACTGGCAACAAGGTCACTACGAGCAGGCCATCCACCATCATGAGTACGCGATCAAGATTTCCCGAGAAATCGGCAATCCCACCGGCGAAGCCCTCGCCCTGAATTATCTCGGCCTGGTGCACTGGCGCCAAGGCAACCACCGGCTCGCGACGGAGGGCTACCGGCGCGCGCTGGTGCTGGCCCGCGGCAACGACAACAAAGCAGCCGAAGCCACCACGGTGAACTATCTCGGCCTCGTCCGCTCGCAGCACGGCCAGTATGCCCAGGCCATCGACTGTTACCGACGCGCGGCGGAGATCGGCCGGCGCATCGGCGACCGAGTGGTGGAAGCCTTCGCGATGAACAACTGCGGTGTGGTTCACCGGCTACAGGGTCGTCACGAACTGGCGATCGAGCAGCACCAGCGGTCGATCGCCATCTCCCGTGACATCGGCGACCGGGCGGGAGAGGCGTTGGCGTTGAACAACTTGGGTGTGGTCGATATTCGACGAAGTCGATACGGGCCGGCCGCTGAGCATCTCGAGCAGGCACTCGTCGTGTTCCGCGAGATCGGCTTCGTGGCGGGTGAAACCGTGGCCACGAACAACCTCGGCGTCGTGCTTTGCCGGCAGGGGCACTACGGGCGGGCGGCCGCGCACCACCGGCAGGCCCTCGCGGCGGCTCGCGAGATCGGTGACCGCGTCACCGAACCGCAAATGCTCAACAATCTCGGCGAAACCTCCCTGGCGAGTGGATTCTTGGACCAAGCGCGAATCCACCATCGGGCCGCCCTCGCTCTGGCCACCGAACTCAGTGACCCCTACGAGCAGGCCCAAGCCTGCCATGGCGCCGCCCAGTACGATCTCGCCGTCGGTGATCTCCCGCAAGCACGACGCAACCTGCGGCAGGCGCTGGCACTTTTTGTCGATCTTGACGTCCCCGACGCCGACACCGTCCGGGACACTCTCGCGGCTCTCGACTGA
- a CDS encoding DUF3558 family protein has translation MIDRRTLCVVVAVLGLGLGAGCSPGGSPAPAEPSVSVPPIPGVGMSGAGRFRTDPCAAVTVEQLTAIGFAGGERSRDGNRCVTRFGTVASVSTSNRGDSLRILFQEHALGHDTGNHWEPITVETIYPAVIVAIEENVPSKQAEGPLGCTLALAADDTTLVYINAATADESEAGPWQHDPCGAAKKIAALTVNNLTA, from the coding sequence ATGATCGATCGCCGAACTCTCTGCGTTGTCGTCGCCGTGCTGGGTCTGGGGCTGGGTGCCGGCTGCTCGCCCGGTGGGTCACCGGCCCCGGCAGAGCCGTCGGTGTCGGTTCCGCCGATCCCCGGGGTCGGGATGAGCGGCGCCGGGCGGTTCCGTACCGATCCGTGCGCCGCGGTCACCGTCGAGCAACTCACCGCCATCGGCTTCGCCGGCGGTGAACGCAGCCGCGACGGGAACCGATGCGTCACCAGGTTCGGTACCGTCGCCAGTGTCAGCACCTCGAACCGAGGTGACAGCCTGCGCATCCTGTTCCAGGAGCATGCCTTGGGCCACGACACCGGCAATCACTGGGAGCCGATCACTGTCGAGACCATCTACCCAGCGGTCATCGTCGCCATCGAGGAGAACGTCCCCAGCAAGCAGGCCGAGGGCCCGCTCGGTTGCACTCTCGCACTCGCCGCCGACGACACCACCCTCGTCTACATCAACGCCGCCACCGCTGACGAGTCCGAAGCCGGCCCTTGGCAGCACGACCCCTGTGGCGCCGCGAAAAAGATCGCCGCACTCACCGTCAACAATCTGACCGCGTAA
- a CDS encoding WXG100 family type VII secretion target, which yields MSAFPPSWSAAPPTPVTPSQAEMPYPADADAKIRFWAEFIGAHGIITLLDKLRVFIAGDIGKVLHLADTFATETALTKAAEQLNAAQLTLAKAWHGDAADQFNAYAGKAVTALGQNQNSMISLTSTMSSIAETIIDTYKNLLMTIGKCAINLAQLGGKIGIAVAESAALPPLAVIGFRDVADAINSAFATFWNDCLALLGGLMTNIGRLLGNRIQLTTIEANFATLPDVGDSNEVIDDPGRWRVKPGATHP from the coding sequence ATGAGCGCCTTTCCCCCGTCATGGTCGGCCGCCCCTCCGACACCGGTCACACCGTCGCAGGCTGAGATGCCCTACCCCGCCGACGCCGACGCGAAGATCCGCTTCTGGGCCGAATTCATCGGTGCGCACGGCATCATCACCTTGCTGGACAAGCTTCGCGTCTTCATCGCCGGCGACATCGGCAAGGTCCTCCACCTCGCCGACACGTTCGCCACCGAGACGGCCCTGACCAAAGCGGCTGAACAGCTCAACGCCGCCCAGCTGACTCTGGCGAAAGCCTGGCACGGCGACGCCGCCGACCAGTTCAACGCCTACGCCGGCAAGGCCGTGACTGCGCTGGGCCAGAACCAGAACTCGATGATCAGCCTGACCAGCACCATGTCTTCGATTGCCGAGACGATCATCGACACCTACAAGAACCTGCTCATGACCATCGGCAAATGCGCGATCAACCTCGCCCAGCTCGGTGGGAAAATCGGCATCGCCGTTGCGGAGTCGGCTGCGCTGCCACCGCTGGCCGTCATCGGTTTCAGAGACGTCGCCGACGCGATCAACTCGGCGTTCGCGACATTCTGGAACGACTGCCTGGCCTTGCTCGGCGGGCTGATGACCAACATCGGCAGGTTGCTCGGCAACCGCATCCAGCTGACCACGATCGAAGCCAACTTCGCCACGCTGCCCGACGTCGGGGACAGCAACGAGGTCATCGACGACCCGGGTCGCTGGCGGGTCAAGCCTGGAGCCACTCACCCATGA
- a CDS encoding YbaB/EbfC family nucleoid-associated protein, with amino-acid sequence MTDLRPPVMIAGIDPGECVSGTWGGDTDVVFNADVMRQQAAELDEELDRVQFTGQSRDGAVTAAVSGHGRLMDLKISAAAMRGAHPHTIGPDVVEAVAAARRQASTLATAKIRAVLDKDQVWQPSPVPPPHSVGSDRWSGATHDQRTQPDPLPPSSPPARARPHTDEAEEENFENLDFLGDDSGEDEERGRW; translated from the coding sequence GTGACCGACCTGCGACCACCAGTGATGATCGCAGGTATCGACCCCGGAGAGTGCGTGTCGGGAACGTGGGGAGGCGACACCGACGTGGTGTTCAACGCGGACGTGATGCGGCAACAAGCCGCAGAACTGGACGAGGAACTCGACCGGGTCCAGTTCACCGGCCAGTCGCGCGACGGCGCGGTGACCGCCGCCGTCAGCGGCCACGGACGGCTCATGGACCTGAAGATCAGCGCGGCAGCGATGCGCGGCGCCCATCCGCACACCATCGGACCCGACGTGGTCGAGGCCGTGGCGGCCGCACGCCGGCAAGCCAGCACCCTGGCCACCGCGAAGATCCGCGCGGTCCTGGACAAAGACCAGGTATGGCAGCCATCCCCAGTCCCGCCACCGCACAGCGTCGGCAGCGACCGCTGGAGCGGCGCCACCCACGACCAACGCACGCAACCAGACCCCCTCCCGCCGAGCTCCCCGCCGGCGCGCGCACGTCCCCACACCGACGAAGCCGAAGAGGAGAACTTCGAGAACCTCGACTTCCTCGGCGACGACAGCGGCGAGGACGAGGAACGGGGACGCTGGTGA
- a CDS encoding dienelactone hydrolase family protein, translating to MAITEPRPDDALTDFSKRLVDIEGVGKTVYVGGSGPAVVLMPEMPGISPDVVRLARWIRDAGFTVYLPSLFGVDGAFPTVADGEKVVRRACVSAEFRAFAGGGTSPITVWLRGLARTAMAECGGPGVGAIGLCFTGNFALTMTLEPAVIAPVVNHPSLPLDDPAGLEISDEDAATVRERVERDGLKVLAYRFDNDRWCTGRRFAAYRALLGDAFDGRVIPGETANPAPPPFFRDVVGCPHSVVTAHLIDQHGHPTLRARDEILDFLAERLGHEEH from the coding sequence ATGGCGATCACTGAACCGCGGCCGGACGACGCTCTCACGGACTTCTCGAAGCGGCTGGTCGACATCGAGGGCGTCGGCAAGACCGTCTACGTCGGCGGGTCCGGGCCGGCCGTCGTGCTGATGCCGGAGATGCCCGGCATCAGCCCGGACGTCGTCCGATTGGCGCGCTGGATTCGAGACGCGGGATTCACGGTCTACCTGCCGTCGCTGTTCGGCGTCGACGGCGCCTTCCCCACCGTCGCCGACGGGGAGAAGGTCGTCCGCCGTGCTTGCGTCAGCGCGGAGTTCCGGGCGTTCGCCGGTGGCGGCACCAGCCCGATCACGGTCTGGCTTCGAGGGTTGGCCAGGACCGCGATGGCCGAGTGCGGCGGGCCCGGTGTGGGCGCGATCGGGCTGTGCTTCACCGGCAACTTCGCGCTCACCATGACACTCGAACCGGCGGTCATCGCGCCGGTGGTCAACCATCCTTCGCTGCCACTGGACGACCCCGCCGGGCTGGAGATCAGCGACGAGGACGCGGCCACGGTGCGCGAGCGCGTCGAGCGTGACGGACTGAAGGTCCTCGCCTACCGTTTCGACAACGACCGGTGGTGCACCGGCCGGCGGTTCGCCGCCTACCGGGCGCTCCTGGGCGACGCGTTCGACGGACGCGTCATCCCGGGCGAGACGGCCAACCCCGCGCCACCCCCGTTCTTCCGTGACGTCGTCGGCTGCCCTCACAGCGTCGTCACGGCCCACCTCATCGACCAGCACGGACACCCCACGCTGCGCGCCAGGGACGAGATCCTGGACTTCCTCGCCGAACGGCTCGGCCACGAAGAGCATTGA
- a CDS encoding GlxA family transcriptional regulator, protein MAGTASGEIATCPGNLATVVAPLRVGVLAYPGCFASEVFGVPDLLTMASHIAAPTGNPLYDVSILSPRRRVVAAGGAVITVVPVRQVDVLVVPGFELHPGLDLDATLTSLRPEIETIRSSAQSGVALVSICVGAFLLADAGLLDGRESTTSWLFAHRLADRCPGTDVRPEKLVVTDRGVTTTGAFSAMYDFALGLIREHNGSRVARATARVALVDDARSSQAPYVDRELLPATGSQFSQGVKRWLDQNMRERYDLGLLSATFHVSTRTLLRRFRAETGQTPLGYLQAERVRKAKHLLETTERTVAGIAADVGYRDPGAFSAIFTRLAGKRPQDYRATFKAHAEPSTP, encoded by the coding sequence GTGGCTGGTACGGCCAGTGGCGAGATCGCCACATGTCCGGGTAATCTCGCCACCGTGGTGGCTCCGCTTCGCGTCGGTGTGCTCGCCTATCCAGGCTGCTTCGCGTCGGAAGTCTTCGGAGTTCCCGACCTTCTCACGATGGCCTCGCACATCGCCGCGCCCACCGGGAATCCGCTGTACGACGTGTCGATCCTGTCGCCGCGGCGGCGCGTGGTCGCCGCCGGCGGGGCGGTGATCACGGTCGTGCCCGTGCGGCAGGTCGACGTTCTCGTCGTACCCGGGTTCGAGCTGCACCCCGGACTCGACCTGGACGCGACCCTCACGTCGCTCAGGCCGGAGATCGAAACCATCAGATCCAGTGCGCAATCGGGAGTCGCGCTGGTTTCGATCTGTGTCGGCGCGTTTCTGCTGGCGGATGCCGGCCTGCTCGACGGGCGGGAGTCGACGACCTCGTGGCTGTTCGCCCACCGGCTGGCAGACCGGTGTCCCGGCACCGACGTCAGACCGGAGAAACTCGTGGTCACCGACCGTGGGGTGACGACGACCGGCGCGTTCAGCGCGATGTACGACTTCGCCCTCGGCCTCATCCGCGAGCACAACGGCAGCCGCGTCGCCCGCGCCACCGCGCGTGTTGCGCTCGTCGACGACGCGAGGTCCAGCCAGGCTCCGTACGTCGACAGGGAACTGTTGCCGGCCACCGGAAGCCAGTTTTCGCAAGGCGTCAAACGCTGGCTGGACCAGAACATGCGCGAGCGCTACGACCTCGGGCTGCTCTCCGCGACGTTCCACGTCAGCACGCGAACGCTCCTGCGGCGGTTCCGCGCCGAGACCGGCCAGACCCCGCTCGGATACCTGCAGGCGGAACGGGTGCGCAAGGCGAAACACCTGCTCGAGACCACCGAGCGGACAGTCGCCGGCATCGCCGCCGATGTCGGCTATCGCGACCCGGGCGCGTTCAGCGCCATCTTCACTCGCCTGGCGGGGAAACGGCCGCAGGACTACCGCGCGACATTCAAGGCGCACGCCGAACCGTCTACTCCGTGA
- a CDS encoding DUF1963 domain-containing protein, which yields MNHLEQLRSTAIERGIPAGAADRIGRFLRVAIWVCNANRYGIGSAERHGGVAGQNGGLPRLPAGAEWPYADINGLGRLPLPFIASLDCAKLPRADGLQLPADGSLLFFLAHEHALHAHDEHEFARVVHIPAGTATEQIEQPPPHDDDWFESGFLRPRSDLVALVQPEMPGWFDEPGNLEFESDVVQLQVGDTAHLEDLRTLFTELWPQVTTGADLYLGGYSMELGIGENAEYGMAEDSIAHDVPDRDRLVEEETTRLMSEWIPLAQFQLADQVHVGRFLIRHEDLAARRFDRVRSLTMFTE from the coding sequence ATGAACCATCTCGAACAGCTTCGGAGTACGGCGATCGAGCGCGGCATCCCGGCCGGAGCGGCCGACCGGATCGGCCGCTTTCTCCGTGTGGCGATCTGGGTGTGCAACGCCAACCGGTACGGCATCGGGTCGGCCGAGCGGCACGGTGGCGTGGCCGGACAGAACGGCGGGCTGCCCCGCCTGCCGGCCGGCGCGGAATGGCCGTACGCCGACATCAACGGCCTGGGCCGGTTGCCGCTTCCGTTCATCGCCTCGCTCGACTGCGCGAAGCTGCCACGGGCCGACGGCCTCCAGCTCCCGGCGGACGGGTCGCTGCTGTTCTTCTTGGCGCACGAGCACGCTCTGCACGCGCACGACGAGCACGAGTTCGCACGGGTCGTCCACATTCCGGCCGGCACCGCCACCGAACAGATCGAACAGCCACCGCCTCACGACGACGACTGGTTCGAATCGGGTTTCCTCCGGCCGCGGTCCGACCTCGTCGCTCTGGTCCAGCCGGAGATGCCGGGCTGGTTCGACGAACCGGGGAACCTCGAGTTCGAGTCGGACGTCGTCCAGCTGCAGGTGGGCGACACCGCCCACCTCGAAGATCTCCGCACCTTGTTCACCGAGCTCTGGCCGCAGGTGACCACGGGCGCCGACCTCTACCTCGGCGGCTATTCGATGGAGTTGGGCATCGGCGAAAACGCCGAGTACGGCATGGCGGAGGACTCGATCGCGCACGACGTGCCGGACCGCGACCGGCTCGTGGAGGAGGAGACGACCCGGCTGATGAGCGAGTGGATACCGCTGGCCCAGTTCCAGTTGGCGGACCAGGTCCACGTCGGCCGCTTCCTGATCCGCCACGAAGACCTGGCTGCCCGGCGCTTCGACCGAGTTCGGTCGCTGACCATGTTCACGGAGTAG
- a CDS encoding phosphoribosyltransferase family protein has protein sequence MSVDVRLEEVKSGLRGAFTWRGDSTDQHRYADVTGWWRRPDLLKCLGPALAQLFAGERPTVVLGPESRGCLLGPLVALVFDVGFVEVRKDRVGSSDSDVWLQRTTPPDYRDRHLTLGFRKSLINSGDRVLFVDDWTETGGQASGAHMLIQDAGGFLARCCDGG, from the coding sequence GTGTCTGTGGACGTGCGGCTGGAAGAGGTGAAGTCCGGGCTTCGCGGTGCGTTCACCTGGCGGGGCGATAGCACGGATCAGCATCGCTATGCCGACGTCACAGGTTGGTGGCGCCGGCCCGATCTGCTCAAGTGTCTTGGTCCCGCACTGGCGCAGCTGTTCGCGGGCGAGCGCCCCACGGTCGTCCTTGGACCGGAATCTCGTGGCTGTCTCTTGGGGCCGTTGGTCGCTCTGGTCTTCGACGTCGGGTTCGTTGAGGTTCGCAAGGACCGCGTGGGGTCGAGCGATAGTGATGTCTGGTTGCAGCGAACAACACCACCGGACTATCGAGACCGTCACCTCACTCTCGGTTTCCGCAAAAGCCTGATCAACAGTGGCGATCGAGTGTTGTTCGTCGACGACTGGACAGAGACCGGCGGGCAGGCCAGTGGCGCCCACATGTTGATCCAGGATGCCGGGGGCTTCCTGGCTCGGTGTTGCGACGGTGGTTGA
- a CDS encoding L,D-transpeptidase, translating into MIRIAGLGLGVLVLAACSGQTAGTAYPAGAAGATATTTSPGAPAATVAFAPADQLNPKDPIVVKASGGTLQAVTVTNPQTGNAVQGGLSPDKTTWTSTDHLRYAATYQVVATAVNQAGAATEQRGEVHTLKPAGVATPALFQPASGDFGVGLIIGLKFDHDITDKAAAEKSFKVTSAPAQEGGWYWVGKREVHFRPKDYWKAGSTVKLETTTFGTPIGGGVYGGQDVSATYKVHDSWVAKADGKTHQIQAFHNGQLVKTAPTSMGKTADTPPRGATPTFTGTHTVLGKEEHKIMDSCSYGVCEGDPGYYSAPENWNVRISNDGEYLHENLKTVGVQGSANVSNGCLNMNTENAKWFFDNFNVGDVVEVTNSGGPQLAINNGHGDWAISWSAWKAGSALRG; encoded by the coding sequence CTGATCCGTATCGCCGGGCTCGGCCTGGGTGTCCTGGTCCTGGCCGCGTGCAGCGGGCAGACCGCCGGAACCGCGTATCCGGCCGGAGCTGCCGGAGCGACCGCGACGACGACATCGCCCGGAGCACCGGCCGCGACGGTGGCGTTCGCTCCCGCGGATCAGCTGAACCCGAAGGACCCGATCGTCGTCAAGGCCTCGGGCGGCACACTGCAGGCGGTCACGGTCACGAACCCGCAGACCGGCAACGCCGTCCAGGGCGGTCTCTCACCGGACAAGACGACCTGGACCAGCACGGACCACCTCCGGTACGCGGCCACGTACCAGGTGGTCGCCACCGCGGTGAACCAGGCGGGTGCGGCGACCGAGCAGCGCGGGGAAGTGCACACGCTGAAGCCGGCCGGGGTCGCCACGCCGGCACTCTTCCAACCGGCGTCGGGTGATTTCGGCGTCGGCCTGATCATCGGCCTGAAGTTCGACCACGACATCACCGACAAGGCCGCAGCCGAGAAGTCCTTCAAGGTGACCTCCGCACCCGCCCAGGAGGGCGGCTGGTACTGGGTGGGCAAGCGCGAGGTGCACTTCCGGCCCAAGGACTACTGGAAGGCCGGCTCGACGGTGAAGCTCGAGACCACGACCTTCGGTACGCCGATCGGCGGCGGGGTGTACGGCGGCCAGGACGTCTCGGCCACCTACAAAGTGCATGACTCGTGGGTCGCCAAGGCTGACGGCAAGACGCACCAGATCCAGGCGTTCCACAACGGGCAGCTGGTGAAGACCGCGCCGACCAGCATGGGCAAGACCGCCGACACCCCGCCGCGAGGCGCGACGCCGACCTTCACCGGCACCCACACGGTGCTGGGGAAGGAGGAGCACAAGATCATGGACTCCTGCAGCTACGGCGTGTGCGAGGGCGACCCCGGCTACTACAGCGCGCCGGAGAACTGGAACGTCCGGATCTCCAACGACGGCGAATACCTGCACGAGAACCTGAAGACGGTCGGCGTGCAGGGCAGTGCCAACGTCTCGAACGGCTGCCTCAACATGAACACCGAGAACGCCAAGTGGTTCTTCGACAACTTCAACGTCGGCGACGTCGTCGAGGTCACCAACTCGGGCGGCCCGCAACTGGCGATCAACAACGGTCACGGCGACTGGGCCATCAGCTGGAGTGCTTGGAAGGCCGGCAGCGCCTTGCGCGGCTGA
- a CDS encoding aldo/keto reductase family oxidoreductase gives MSTNTVFLPGGTWSLGELTVTRFGYGAMQLAGPGVMGPPADRDGALAVLREAVDLGITHIDTADAYGPRVTNELIREALHPYPASLHIVTKVGAHRDEHGGWPPARRPADLRRAVHDNLETLRLERLDVVNLRLGDATGPQPGSLAEAFGTLVELRQQGLIRHLGVSNATPEQVAEAQAIAPIVCVQNMYNLAHRHDDRLIDELAGQGIAYVPFFPLGGFSPLQSSALSAVATRLGTTPMSVALAWLLRRSPNILLIPGTSSVAHLTQNIAGAGVRLSEDDVAQLDKIGAAG, from the coding sequence ATGAGCACGAACACCGTTTTCCTGCCCGGCGGCACGTGGTCGCTGGGCGAGCTGACCGTCACCCGATTCGGTTACGGCGCCATGCAGCTGGCCGGCCCCGGGGTCATGGGGCCGCCCGCCGACCGCGACGGCGCGCTCGCCGTCCTGCGCGAGGCCGTCGACCTCGGCATCACCCACATCGACACCGCGGACGCCTACGGCCCGCGCGTCACCAACGAACTGATCCGCGAGGCACTGCACCCCTACCCCGCATCGCTGCACATCGTGACCAAGGTCGGCGCGCACCGCGACGAGCACGGCGGCTGGCCCCCGGCCCGGCGGCCCGCGGACCTGCGCCGGGCGGTCCACGACAACCTGGAAACCCTCCGCCTCGAACGGCTCGACGTGGTCAACCTCCGCCTCGGCGACGCCACGGGACCGCAGCCCGGCTCCCTCGCCGAGGCGTTCGGCACCCTGGTCGAGCTCCGGCAGCAGGGCCTGATCCGGCACCTCGGCGTCTCCAACGCCACCCCCGAACAGGTCGCCGAAGCCCAGGCGATCGCGCCGATCGTGTGCGTGCAGAACATGTACAACCTCGCCCACCGGCACGACGACCGGCTGATCGACGAACTCGCCGGCCAGGGCATCGCCTACGTACCCTTCTTCCCCCTCGGCGGGTTCAGCCCGCTGCAGTCGTCGGCGCTGTCGGCCGTGGCCACCCGGCTGGGCACGACACCGATGTCGGTCGCACTGGCCTGGCTGCTGCGGCGGTCGCCGAACATCCTGCTCATCCCCGGCACCTCGTCGGTGGCGCACCTGACCCAGAACATCGCGGGCGCCGGAGTCCGCCTCTCGGAGGACGACGTGGCCCAGCTGGACAAGATCGGGGCTGCCGGGTGA